A window from Peromyscus eremicus chromosome 1, PerEre_H2_v1, whole genome shotgun sequence encodes these proteins:
- the Dusp5 gene encoding dual specificity protein phosphatase 5, whose amino-acid sequence MKVTSLDGRQLRKMLRKEAEARCVVLDCRPYLAFAASSVRGSLNVNLNSVVLRRARGGAVSARYVLPDEAARARLLQEGGGGVAAVVVLDQGSRHWQKLREESAARVVLTSLLACLPAGPRVYFLKGGYETFYSQYPECCVDVKPISQEKIESERGLLSQCGKPVLSVTYRPAYDQGGPVEILPFLYLGSAYHASKCEFLANLHITALLNVSRRTSEACTTHLHYKWIPVEDSHTADISSHFQEAIEFIDCVKEEGGKVLVHCEAGVSRSPTICMAYLMKTKQFRLKEAFDYVKQRRSVISPNFGFMGQLLQYESEILPSTPTPQPPSCQGEAASSSFIDHLQTLSPDMQGAYCTFPTSVLAPVPTHSTVAELHRSPVATATSC is encoded by the exons ATGAAGGTCACGTCGCTCGACGGGCGCCAGCTGCGCAAGATGCTCCGCAAGGAGGCAGAGGCGCGCTGCGTGGTGCTCGACTGCCGGCCCTACCTGGCCTTCGCCGCGTCGAGCGTGCGCGGCTCGCTCAACGTCAACCTCAACTCGGTGGTGCTGCGGCGGGCCCGGGGCGGCGCGGTGTCTGCGCGCTACGTGCTGCCCGACGAGGCGGCGCGCGCCCGGCTGCTGCAGGAGGGCGGCGGCGGCGTGGCGGCGGTAGTCGTGCTGGACCAGGGCAGCCGCCACTGGCAGAAGCTGCGGGAGGAGAGCGCCGCGCGCGTTGTGCTCACCTCGCTGCTGGCCTGCCTGCCGGCCGGCCCGCGGGTCTACTTCCTTAAAG GGGGATATGAGACTTTCTACTCACAATATCCTGAGTGCTGTGTGGATGTGAAGCCCATTTCCCAAGAGAAGATCGAAAGTGAGAGAGGCCTCCTCAGCCAGTGTGGAAAGCCCGTTCTTAGTGTCACCTACAGACCAGCCTATGACCAG GGTGGCCCTGTTGAAATCCTTCCCTTCCTCTACCTTGGAAGTGCCTACCACGCATCCAAGTGCGAGTTCCTCGCCAACCTGCACATCACAGCCCTGCTGAATGTTTCCCGCCGGACCTCCGAGGCCTGCACCACCCACCTACACTACAAGTGGATCCCTGTGGAGGACAGCCACACCGCTGACATTAGCTCCCACTTTCAAGAAGCAATAGAGTTTATCG ACTGTGTCAAGGAAGAAGGAGGCAAGGTCCTTGTCCACTGTGAGGCTGGGGTCTCCCGGTCGCCCACCATCTGCATGGCGTACCTCATGAAGACCAAGCAGTTCCGCCTGAAGGAGGCCTTCGACTATGTCAAGCAGAGGAGGAGCGTGATCTCTCCCAACTTTGGCTTCATGGGACAGCTTCTTCAGTATGAGTCTGAGATCTTGCCTTCCACACCCACCCCGCAGCCTCCGTCCTGCCAAGGGGAGGCAGCCAGCTCCTCCTTTATAGACCACTTACAGACACTGAGCCCTGATATGCAGGGTGCCTACTGCACATTTCCTACCTCAGTGCTGGCACCAGTGCCCACCCACTCCACAGTCGCAGAGCTCCACAGGAGCCCTGTGGCCACAGCCACATCCTGCTGA